taattaaaacattatagaaaataagttttaaattgAATTCCACACATTTTAAAAGTTACATGCATGATTTTCAATATTATTGAGTATCAATAAGTTAATCTATCAAAAGttgtattcaatatttatgctcATATTCCAtgcttaataatattaaaaattatgtacataagttttaaaaattaaaaataaaatactgttaaaattaatttaaaaacatcattttgttattttaatatatgttaataaaaattaaaatacattaatttgatttgaagttatttttcacaaatttttaattattaagaagcaaaaataataaactaataaaaaaatatgaatgaaTTTAATAGAcatgattaaataaaaatatttagttcaaaggactattttattaataaaataaaactttaaaggCCTTAGTATATATTCagtactaaattttaatattttacctttatcttaaaaaaaatttatataaatatgaatttgtgtaaatatttatttatttttttatatccaATATagcagaaaaataattatactgatagatattgaataaatttttataaaatataaaatttgaaaatatatcATGTGTGTTGCataaaatagttataatatGTTACTTAGAAaatgtgaatttttttatttaactacaaaaatatgaaatttttaaataaaaataaaatatataactgatttgaaaattttaataaatgaaaattgagaaattaaataaatactaaattcaaattcacatttattcatttcaaataattataatttattcttacCTCTTTGCTGAAATTATTATCTTGCTTTTTCCTTCCTCGTGGTATTAATGTAGCACAAAAGGTAGTATCAAGGTGATCAACCTCAGCACTCGTACTCAATGTTGATGATTTTGGAATTGAAATGCAAAATGTCTTCATTTTTCTACATTCACAAAACcaaaatttttctaacaaaGACCACTCAAGAGAAACATTATTATCTTTGCAAAAACCCATCAAATTTGGCAGATCCGAAAGGTGAAGATCAGTTAGGCTAGGAAACAATACTATTTTGCTTCTTCCCTTATCTTTTGCAACAACGTATTCCATCTTCTCACATGACAAAATGGTTAAGTGTTTAAGCTTCACCAATTGTTGAGCTACAGAGAGAGGAAAGGCTGCTTCTTGAAAATCACAGTGACAGATATGAAGCTCTCGCAAATTTAATAATGGTGAACTTGGTGGAAAAAAAAATGTAGAAATCATTTCCATTGGTCCACTTTTCATTTGAGATGTGCTTGGCTGCTCCATCTCCATATCCTGCCAAATTTATTAGGGAGATCATCTAATTCATTCATTGCTAATGTAGGTGTAATTAATGCTTCTAACTCCCAAACCCTAAAGTAAATTTCAACAATTTCAATGGCATTACGTTATGAAATTCAATGAGTACATACCTTTTTCTTGGAAACATCTTTTGGCTTTCCTCTTCTTAGTAAGCGTTGAGCAATTGAGCTTGTTGGGAACATGACTTTGAGCTCACTTTGATTGTAACTTTTGTTCAAAGTTGATGAGTCTGGAGTTTCACAATAATGTGTCTTCAGTTTAGGACAAGACCATATCTTCAAATATACTAATGAGTACAACTCAAAAGAAATATCATTGTCCGCAAAGAAAGCCAACAGCTCTGGTAGATCATCAAGATTAAGCTTAGTTAGATTAGGAAACGCTATTTTGCTTATGCCcttgtttttttcttcttcttttgcttttgcAACTATATATTCCATCTTACAACATGCTGAGATATTTAATTCTTTAAGCTGCACAAATTGCTGGGTAACAAAAGGATGAAACAGTGCTTTTACCAAACCACAATTACGCAAGGTAAGCTTTTGCAACTTTGATAGCCGTAgccaaagagaagaaaaaaatatagaaatcttTTCCACTGGTTCAGTTTTAGATTGAACAATTTCCATCCTATTGTTTATTTCAGATGCACTCGACTCTTCTATATCCTGTCAAACTCAATTTATTctatataaaatgaaaataattagcAAACGTAGAAGGTATGgatgaaaataattatagaaaaataacaTATATCAGTAATGGGCAGATAATTTtgggtaaattttatttttttttaaatgagaatttAAAAATCGAAAAAGTAGAATCTGAAATAtctcagatttactcagatACATTTACCATCAAACTAAGTCTGTGAGTGCAATTTTGAGTAAATTTATAATGTGtcaagtgagttttatgaaataataataaagtaaattatGCATTGGAGACATATACCGATTAAGgttttatttatatgtaaaaaataatttgtatttaaaaaattttttttataaaaaatgtttttttaaaatttttttttaatgaaatacttattttttattatttaattttaaattaaaaaataaaattttattaataaatttatatataaatgtcttgataaatattttaagatgtgaaaattgattttatttttttaaaactaaaaattattttcttggtttatttttttattagaaaaatattttttttaactaaattttttaaaaaaatgaaaaatattgttttaaaaattattttttttgaaacaaatagagcttattaaaaagttttaattttttttttcagtcacGCTATGAAGCAAGGGATTAATATGTCAGTGTGAGGGCTTCACAAGAAAAAATTTCCTCATTAATTTGTCGCCAAATCATAttagtgataaaaaaaaattataaaaatactatGTTTTCTTCAAGGATTACTcatacatatttaaaataatgaaatatttttttaagtaataaaaataattactaaaagtttaaaaacaagtaaaattataaaatggtcttcatatttaaactaaaattttctttaattataaaaaatataaaagcttACCTTGTAGATAAATCGAATAAAGTTTGGAAGGTCATCCAAGCAGAGAGTTGTAAGTGGCGACTCAATCTCATCATTCACTTTGTTTCTGTAGAAAATTCCCTCCATCTTTTTGCACAAACTTACGGTCATGCTGTAAAGTTGCCTCAACTCTCTAGCCATGGATAGtggaataaagtacttcaactCATCACATCCATATATTTCTACTTTTCTTAAATTGCTCAAGTATGAGAGGGGACTTTTTGGAGACTCTGGAATTCTCACTAGTGCATCAACACATTCATCTCGCTTCAAATTAGCATAACTATTATCTTCTATCTTATTTacaattttcttcaaatttttcacTTCTTCCAAATACAAGACTTCAACTTCCTTCAACAAAACACATATCCCACTCCCTTTAATATCACTTGCATCTCCTTTAAGATGCAACACATTCTCTGAATCTTTGTGCACAGTAAAAAGCCTTGATTTGCCTACAAAAATGTGGAATCTTATTAAGTTTCTAAAGACTGAATCTTTAGGTGAAATGTAGGCATTTACTACAGTAATATGCAATGCAGTTATATGATGAGTCTCTAGCTCGCTGAGGCTTGCATTGGTTTTCTCTTCGTCTTCCTTCCATTCCCATTTCATCATATATCTACGTGGAAGATACAACTCTTCTAGTTTGGACAACCTTAATAATACACCTGGTGGAATGTATCTAAGGTTCACGACCCTGCGCAGGTTTAGCAACCTTAGATTTTTCAGTGATCCTATTTCTGCTGGCAGCTCTTCTAAACAATAACTACGAACTTCAAGTATTTCCAGTTTCACGAGATCTCTAATTGTATGCATCTCGTTTAGCCAATCATTCCAAAGACATAAGGTTTGGAGATTCTTCAAGACATCAATTGATTGTGGCAGTGATGGGATACGGGAGCCTATAGATAGAACTTTGAGTCCTTTCATCCCTTCTAACACGTTGTTTGGAAGGCTTTCTAACTGACTATCATGCCAAAGCTGTAAGAGTTCAAGCTTCGGACACTTTAAATGATCTTTAAGTTTTTTGATGTCTTCACACAGAAGTGAAATTGCAGTGCAATTTTTGTACCCATCATCATATTGCCACTCATTTATTCTAGCTTGACTTTGTAATGTGTGCCACTGCTTATTTCTGGAGGCAAGTGATATGGCTACATCACGGACAAGGTCATGCATTTTGACAGACTCGTTCCATTTGTCATCAACTTCAAGCAACAAATTTGACCCTTTGAGCATATCAATAAGCTTATAGATCCTATCTCTTCCTTCATGCACATATTCAACACCTTTAAACAGCCTTAGGCCCATTCCATATTCAAGCAAATCTTCAACCAGAATATTGAAATCTTCAGGGAACAAGCTACAAAGCAAAAAGCATGACTTGGCCTCTTCATCTTCCAAATAGTTGTAACTTAATTCAATTGCAGAAAACACCTTTGCCTTCATTCCTGATATATATTCCAGCTTAGAATTCTTTAGATGTCGAAGCACATCATTCCAAATgtgtttgtttttgttttttaatgccTTGGAAAGAGTTACAATGACAATTGGTAAGCCTTCACATTCATTTACAATCTCCTTCACCGTGTCGAGTAAATCATAGCCAATTGAGTCGCCTGCTGACTCTTTGAAAAGAACAAGAGCTTCTTCATCATTCAGAACTTTCATTAGGAAATTTCTTTGACTTCCCAAACTAGAGAACACAAATTCATTTCGTGAAGTCAACACGATTTTGCATCCATTTCTCCTGCAACCTAAAGGAACTCCAATTTCTCCTAAACCATCCTCCTTCCAAACATCATCCAATATTAGAAGGATCCTCTTATCACAGTTGGTAAGCCTCTGATGCAGTTTGCTTTTTCTTACCACCTCACTTTCATCATTCTTGAGTTCCAATCGCAAGCAAGATGCAATTTCATCTTGGATCTTTCTGAAGTCAGGAGTATCAGACACGGCTACCATAGCGAACTCGTCAAACAATTTCTTTGTTTCCATGTTTTTCATAAGCTGCTTTACCATAGTGGTTTTACCGATACCACTCATTCCGCAAATCCCAATCACACGAAGATCGTCATTCTTTAAGGCCATCAAGATGTCATTTAGAATTGATTCCCTGGATTTAAAATTCTTGATGCGTTCATCACTGAACTATAATTCTATCTTTTGACAAGGATCAGGATAGGCTATTTCACCAAAATTCCTCGCTTCTTCGAGCAAAGCAAGCATATTTTCTGTCATCTTCTTAGCTTTTCTACTCAAGGAAGAACGGTTCAAACACTTGTTCACGTTCATTTCATTTTGAAGAAATTCTTTACTCCTCCTATCAATGCCATCTGCTTTCTCTTGCCAACGAATTACAGAACCAACAACCACCTGCAAGTTGCTTTTGGCGTTATTCACACGTAGCCCCACCTCAGTTCTCTTGTCATCCAGTTTCTGAAGCTCCTCTTTCAAATTCTCGATGTTATGTTTGTAGTAAATCAGATAATAAATCGGTCGCCAAATAGGCGCCACCAAGTTTTTAGCAATTTCACCAGCAATTGTACCTCCAATGGCAAGGAGAACCTCCATTTCTCTTGTTATATTTCTACAATAACCAAGTCCTAGAATTAATATAATTGCACGACAAGAAAAGTAAAACACAgtttaaattaaacaataagTATATTAAAATCTTACAAAATCCAAGGATGGATTGCTAATAGATCTGCAAAGAGAAGTATGCGTACACTAATCTGCAAAAGAAAATCAGCCAatcatttaaaaacattttattttcattgaatttgaacattaaaagcaataaataaccaataaaataaatactaattaaataataacaaagATCGCACTCACAACTTAATGTGGTAGtaagtgtatctgaataaaattttatgtggTAAGTATATTTGAATAAAGTCTTAAATTTTACTCCTCAATTCTCAATttctagttaaaaaaataataataacaaagatCAAGAATATTATTGATGTCCAAATTAATAACGACCGACTGaaattaatctttaaaaaaGAGTTCATGTGAAGAAAGTcaattctttttatatttttacactAATTTGGAATACATAACAGTAAGTTACATAAActtcattttataatataaaatcctctcactttttatttaaaacacatatattctctaatctataatatttaattaatttttaattattttaaaataaatcaaaattttaatttatttattaaaattatttgaaaattaattacatattaaaaataagagaatatatatattaattatttaattattgttattttaatataaatttaattttaggctAATGAGGCGAATCACTAtacatcatttattttttattttcttatcctATTCCCTTTAAATTTCAGCACTTCTGTAGTTTAATGTATCTTGTGTTGCAATTTATTACTTGAgatatttttgaattaaattgaagaATCAACTTCTTAATTTTTCTGATTTAAATTGTGATATCTTACTTACTGATACTTGAGTTGAAGATTAATCGCGTATTTACTAGGTTGGTTGCTTACATATTGCATATTTAGCTTAATATGCCTTATCATAGTTTGATTTGGTTTAGGACTAAGCCTTTTTCAGTGCTAACTGAAAAAAtaaatcgaactaaatcagttatatttaattttataattaaattgttGTGGTTGGATTAGTATTTTATGGAGTTCTTAATTTTCGAAATAGAAGGGAACTTAAATTAGTAAAATACATTATTATGTCGTAGtatat
This is a stretch of genomic DNA from Manihot esculenta cultivar AM560-2 chromosome 2, M.esculenta_v8, whole genome shotgun sequence. It encodes these proteins:
- the LOC110608868 gene encoding probable disease resistance protein At4g27220, with product MALKNDDLRVIGICGMSGIGKTTMVKQLMKNMETKKLFDEFAMVAVSDTPDFRKIQDEIASCLRLELKNDESEVVRKSKLHQRLTNCDKRILLILDDVWKEDGLGEIGVPLGCRRNGCKIVLTSRNEFVFSSLGSQRNFLMKVLNDEEALVLFKESAGDSIGYDLLDTVKEIVNECEGLPIVIVTLSKALKNKNKHIWNDVLRHLKNSKLEYISGMKAKVFSAIELSYNYLEDEEAKSCFLLCSLFPEDFNILVEDLLEYGMGLRLFKGVEYVHEGRDRIYKLIDMLKGSNLLLEVDDKWNESVKMHDLVRDVAISLASRNKQWHTLQSQARINEWQYDDGYKNCTAISLLCEDIKKLKDHLKCPKLELLQLWHDSQLESLPNNVLEGMKGLKVLSIGSRIPSLPQSIDVLKNLQTLCLWNDWLNEMHTIRDLVKLEILEVRSYCLEELPAEIGSLKNLRLLNLRRVVNLRYIPPGVLLRLSKLEELYLPRRYMMKWEWKEDEEKTNASLSELETHHITALHITVVNAYISPKDSVFRNLIRFHIFVGKSRLFTVHKDSENVLHLKGDASDIKGSGICVLLKEVEVLYLEEVKNLKKIVNKIEDNSYANLKRDECVDALVRIPESPKSPLSYLSNLRKVEIYGCDELKYFIPLSMARELRQLYSMTVSLCKKMEGIFYRNKVNDEIESPLTTLCLDDLPNFIRFIYKDIEESSASEINNRMEIVQSKTEPVEKISIFFSSLWLRLSKLQKLTLRNCGLVKALFHPFVTQQFVQLKELNISACCKMEYIVAKAKEEEKNKGISKIAFPNLTKLNLDDLPELLAFFADNDISFELYSLVYLKIWSCPKLKTHYCETPDSSTLNKSYNQSELKVMFPTSSIAQRLLRRGKPKDVSKKKDMEMEQPSTSQMKSGPMEMISTFFFPPSSPLLNLRELHICHCDFQEAAFPLSVAQQLVKLKHLTILSCEKMEYVVAKDKGRSKIVLFPSLTDLHLSDLPNLMGFCKDNNVSLEWSLLEKFWFCECRKMKTFCISIPKSSTLSTSAEVDHLDTTFCATLIPRGRKKQDNNFSKEVSLVKNQRDPSVSNIDESCAFPSKLIQQLQNVKHLMINGSDSVEVIFSFEGLINGVLNSVEEIRLVSLPNLKHVWFKIPPEITAFQNLGKLIVKDCDNLINLFSICSAKLVGKLQSIEIRRCKRMEEIIGKEDEEISMQNIVFPQLRSLTLEHLPNLNSFCNTIYALEFPFLETLEFRNCKRMETFSYGSLSMPKLEKVMINEGRHRLMRSDPNLNAKMSELLRDRRVAEFEW